A window of the Kosakonia radicincitans DSM 16656 genome harbors these coding sequences:
- the elyC gene encoding envelope biogenesis factor ElyC: MLFTLKKFLGGLLLPLPFLLLVIGLGVMLVWFSRWQKTGKTCITFGWLVLLLLSLQPVADGLLKPIEAKYPTWRGTQPVKYIVVLGGGYTWNDAWAPSSNLINNSLPRLNEGIRLWQANPGAKLIFTGAAAKTNPVSTAEAGARVAESLGVPRSEIITLNDPKDTEEEAAAVKKAIGDAPFLLVTSASHLPRAMIFFQHAGLHPLPAPANQMAIESPLNPWERIIPSPVWLMHSDRVGYETLGRIWQWLKGSSDQPGEQ, from the coding sequence GTGCTTTTCACCCTAAAAAAATTCCTGGGCGGCCTGTTGCTTCCCCTGCCTTTTTTGCTTTTGGTGATCGGGCTGGGGGTTATGCTTGTCTGGTTCAGCCGCTGGCAGAAAACGGGTAAGACATGTATTACTTTCGGCTGGCTGGTTTTGCTGCTGTTAAGCCTGCAACCGGTCGCGGATGGTCTGCTAAAACCTATCGAAGCGAAATATCCCACCTGGCGTGGCACACAGCCGGTGAAGTATATCGTCGTCCTCGGCGGCGGTTACACCTGGAATGATGCCTGGGCGCCCAGCTCAAACCTGATTAATAACAGTCTGCCCCGTCTGAATGAAGGGATTCGCCTCTGGCAGGCCAATCCGGGCGCGAAACTGATCTTTACCGGCGCGGCAGCGAAAACCAATCCGGTCAGCACGGCAGAAGCTGGTGCGCGTGTGGCGGAAAGCCTTGGCGTCCCGCGCAGCGAGATCATCACGCTGAATGATCCAAAAGATACGGAAGAAGAAGCGGCGGCGGTGAAGAAGGCCATCGGCGATGCGCCATTTCTGCTGGTGACCTCCGCATCCCATTTGCCGCGAGCGATGATTTTCTTCCAGCATGCAGGGCTGCATCCGCTCCCCGCGCCGGCAAACCAGATGGCGATTGAGTCGCCGCTGAATCCGTGGGAGCGCATTATTCCTTCCCCGGTCTGGCTGATGCACAGCGACCGGGTAGGTTATGAAACGCTGGGGCGTATCTGGCAGTGGCTGAAAGGCAGTTCAGACCAGCCAGGGGAGCAGTGA
- a CDS encoding YcbJ family phosphotransferase, translating to MEQLRAELSHLLGEKLSRMECVSEKPDSILWSLYDSQGNPMPLLARSFSTPGIARQLAWKISMLARSGAVRMPVVYGVMTHEEHPGPDVLLIERLRGVPVEAPTRTPERWEQLKDQIVEALLAWHRHDSHGCVGMVDSTQENIWPSWYRQRVEVLWTTLNQYQNTGLTMQDKRLLFRTRECLPALFDGFNDNCVLVHGSFNLRSMLKDARSDQLLAMVGPGIMLWAPREYELFRLVDGPQAEGLLWHYLQRAPVAEPFLWRRWLYLLWDEVAQLVNTGRFSRANFDLASKSLLPWLV from the coding sequence ATGGAACAACTGCGCGCTGAACTGAGTCATCTGCTGGGAGAAAAATTGAGCCGCATGGAGTGTGTCAGCGAAAAGCCTGATTCTATACTCTGGTCGCTGTATGACAGCCAGGGAAATCCGATGCCGCTGTTGGCCCGGAGTTTCTCTACGCCAGGCATTGCTCGCCAGTTGGCCTGGAAGATCTCAATGCTGGCAAGGAGCGGTGCAGTGCGGATGCCGGTGGTATACGGGGTGATGACACATGAAGAACATCCCGGCCCCGATGTGTTGCTGATTGAGCGTCTGCGCGGCGTGCCTGTTGAAGCCCCGACGCGCACGCCGGAGCGCTGGGAACAGTTAAAAGATCAGATTGTTGAGGCGCTGCTTGCCTGGCACCGTCATGACAGCCACGGCTGTGTCGGCATGGTCGACAGTACCCAGGAAAATATCTGGCCGTCATGGTATCGCCAGCGCGTGGAGGTGCTGTGGACGACCCTCAATCAATATCAGAATACCGGGCTAACCATGCAGGACAAACGGCTGCTGTTCCGCACCCGCGAATGCCTGCCCGCGCTGTTTGACGGTTTCAATGATAACTGCGTACTGGTGCACGGCAGCTTTAATTTGCGCAGTATGCTGAAGGATGCCCGCAGCGATCAGCTACTGGCGATGGTGGGGCCTGGCATTATGCTGTGGGCGCCCCGTGAATATGAGCTGTTTCGTCTTGTCGATGGGCCGCAGGCGGAAGGGTTGCTCTGGCATTATTTACAGCGCGCGCCAGTGGCGGAGCCTTTCCTCTGGCGGCGCTGGCTCTATTTACTCTGGGACGAAGTGGCGCAACTGGTGAACACCGGCAGATTTAGCCGCGCCAATTTTGATCTCGCCTCGAAATCACTGCTCCCCTGGCTGGTCTGA
- the kdsB gene encoding 3-deoxy-manno-octulosonate cytidylyltransferase: MSFVVIIPARYASTRLPGKPLVDINGKPMVVHVLERARESGADRIIVATDNEEVMRAVQAAGGEVCMTRADHQSGTERLAEVVEKCGFSDDTVIVNVQGDEPMIPPAIIRQVAENLSIRNVGMATLAVPIHSAEEAFNPNAVKVVMDAEGYALYFSRATIPWDRDRFALSCETIGDTFLRHIGIYGYRAGFIRRYVSWQTSPLEQIEMLEQLRVLWYGEKIHVAVASVVPGTGVDTPDDLERVRQALR; the protein is encoded by the coding sequence ATGAGTTTCGTTGTGATTATTCCTGCGCGTTACGCCTCCACGCGTCTGCCGGGAAAACCGTTGGTGGATATCAACGGCAAACCGATGGTGGTGCACGTGCTGGAACGCGCGCGTGAATCCGGCGCCGATCGCATCATTGTGGCAACGGACAACGAAGAGGTAATGCGCGCGGTGCAGGCGGCTGGCGGCGAAGTCTGCATGACCCGCGCCGATCACCAGTCCGGAACCGAGCGTCTGGCCGAAGTGGTTGAAAAATGTGGCTTCAGCGACGATACGGTGATAGTGAATGTCCAGGGCGATGAGCCGATGATCCCGCCAGCGATTATTCGTCAGGTGGCTGAGAATCTCAGCATTCGCAATGTTGGTATGGCAACGCTCGCCGTACCCATTCACAGCGCGGAAGAGGCGTTCAATCCCAACGCCGTTAAAGTGGTGATGGATGCCGAAGGTTATGCGCTGTACTTTTCCCGCGCTACGATCCCGTGGGATCGTGACCGTTTTGCGCTTTCCTGCGAAACGATTGGTGACACCTTCCTGCGCCATATCGGCATTTACGGCTATCGCGCCGGGTTCATCCGCCGCTATGTCAGCTGGCAAACCAGCCCGCTGGAGCAAATCGAAATGCTGGAGCAGCTTCGCGTGCTCTGGTATGGCGAGAAGATCCACGTTGCCGTGGCAAGCGTTGTGCCGGGTACGGGTGTGGATACGCCAGACGATCTTGAACGCGTCCGTCAGGCGCTGCGTTAA
- the ycaR gene encoding protein YcaR, giving the protein MDHRLLEIIACPVCNGKLYYSQDKQELICKIDSLAYPVREGIPVLLETEARSLTAEESRP; this is encoded by the coding sequence ATGGATCACCGTTTGCTTGAAATTATTGCCTGTCCGGTGTGTAACGGCAAACTCTACTACAGCCAGGATAAGCAAGAGCTGATCTGTAAAATCGACAGTCTGGCCTACCCGGTGCGGGAAGGCATTCCGGTCTTGCTGGAAACCGAAGCGCGTTCGTTAACTGCGGAAGAGAGCCGGCCATGA
- a CDS encoding winged helix-turn-helix domain-containing protein, translated as MSVPQLSLTSARHLHLAAQGLLRKPARRATPSDILSMIQRMSLLQIDTINIVARSPYLVLFSRLGAYPQHWLDDALRRGELMEYWAHEACFLPRDDFALMRHRMLAPDKMGWKYRKEWMQEHAEEIEQLVAHIEQNGPVRSADFEHPRKGTSGWWEWKPHKRHLEGLFTAGKVMVVERRNFQRVYDLTQRVMPHWDDERDVLSQEAAEYRMLENSARSLGVFRAQWLADYYRLRQPALPLLLEQLQEAGQIYPVNVETLGPAWLHASLLPLLATAQEDKLTATHSAVLSPFDPVVWDRKRAEQFFDFSYRLECYTPAPKRQFGYFVLPLLHCGRLVGRMDAKMHRKEGVLEVIALYLEDGVKPGRTLERGLQNAITEFARWQGARRITFARLPDGLFSACRSGLEIDAV; from the coding sequence ATGTCTGTGCCGCAACTCTCGTTAACATCTGCCCGTCATTTACATCTCGCCGCGCAAGGTTTACTGCGCAAACCAGCCAGACGTGCCACACCTTCCGATATCCTCTCTATGATCCAGCGCATGTCGCTGCTGCAAATCGACACTATCAACATTGTTGCCCGTAGCCCTTATCTGGTGCTGTTCAGCCGCCTCGGAGCGTATCCACAGCACTGGCTTGACGATGCGTTACGCCGCGGTGAACTGATGGAATACTGGGCACATGAAGCCTGTTTTTTGCCGCGTGATGATTTTGCCCTTATGCGCCACCGCATGCTGGCACCTGACAAGATGGGCTGGAAGTACCGTAAAGAGTGGATGCAGGAGCACGCTGAAGAGATTGAGCAGCTTGTTGCCCATATCGAGCAAAATGGGCCGGTGCGCTCAGCCGATTTCGAACATCCGCGTAAAGGCACCAGCGGCTGGTGGGAGTGGAAACCTCACAAGCGTCATCTGGAAGGATTGTTTACGGCCGGGAAAGTGATGGTTGTCGAACGCCGTAATTTTCAACGTGTCTATGATCTCACGCAGCGGGTGATGCCGCACTGGGATGATGAGCGGGACGTGCTGTCGCAGGAGGCCGCGGAGTACCGGATGCTGGAAAACAGCGCCCGCAGTCTCGGGGTGTTTCGCGCCCAGTGGCTGGCAGACTACTACCGTCTGCGTCAGCCTGCATTACCGTTGCTGCTGGAGCAGTTGCAGGAAGCCGGACAAATTTATCCGGTCAATGTTGAAACCCTGGGCCCAGCCTGGCTGCACGCCTCGCTATTGCCGCTGCTGGCAACGGCGCAGGAAGATAAACTCACCGCCACGCATAGCGCGGTGCTGTCACCGTTTGATCCGGTGGTCTGGGATCGCAAACGGGCAGAGCAGTTTTTCGATTTCAGCTATCGCCTGGAGTGTTACACCCCGGCGCCTAAGCGGCAATTTGGCTATTTCGTGTTGCCGCTGCTCCATTGCGGGCGGCTGGTTGGGCGTATGGATGCCAAGATGCACCGCAAAGAGGGCGTACTGGAAGTGATTGCGCTCTATCTTGAGGACGGGGTTAAGCCTGGCCGCACGCTGGAAAGGGGGCTGCAAAACGCCATTACGGAATTCGCTCGCTGGCAGGGGGCCCGGAGGATCACGTTTGCGCGTCTGCCGGATGGGCTGTTTTCTGCCTGCCGCAGCGGTCTGGAAATAGACGCGGTGTAA
- the lpxK gene encoding tetraacyldisaccharide 4'-kinase, with protein MIARIWSGESPLWLLLLPLSWLYGLVSGAIRLAYRLGLKKAWRAPVPVVVVGNLTAGGNGKTPVVVWLVEQLQQRGIRVGVVSRGYGGKAERYPLLLTSDSTTEEAGDEPVLIYQRTGAPVAVSPNRREAVEAILAHHSVQIIVTDDGLQHYRLARDKEIVVIDGVRRFGNGWWLPAGPMRERASRLKTVDAVIANGGVARSGEIPMHLIPGLAVNLRTGERREVRELSPCVAMAGIGHPPRFFATLSECGVMPEQTFALADHQALTRADVQAMVKPGQTLVMTEKDAVKCRSFAEDNWWYLPVDAQLEGEQANKLLQELLTLAR; from the coding sequence ATGATTGCACGTATCTGGTCCGGTGAATCCCCGCTGTGGCTACTGTTATTGCCACTCTCCTGGCTTTATGGCCTGGTGAGTGGCGCAATCCGTCTGGCTTATCGTCTGGGGCTGAAAAAAGCCTGGCGCGCCCCGGTTCCTGTGGTGGTGGTCGGTAACCTGACGGCCGGTGGTAACGGTAAAACACCGGTGGTTGTCTGGCTGGTTGAACAGCTTCAGCAGCGTGGTATCCGCGTGGGGGTAGTTTCGCGAGGTTATGGCGGGAAGGCAGAACGTTACCCGCTGTTACTGACGTCTGATTCCACCACGGAAGAGGCAGGTGACGAACCTGTGCTGATTTACCAGCGCACCGGTGCGCCGGTTGCGGTTTCTCCCAACCGCCGTGAGGCGGTGGAAGCCATTCTGGCACACCATTCCGTGCAGATAATCGTGACTGATGATGGCCTGCAACATTATCGCCTGGCGCGAGACAAAGAGATTGTGGTCATTGATGGCGTCAGACGTTTTGGCAATGGCTGGTGGCTTCCTGCGGGTCCGATGCGTGAACGCGCTTCACGTCTGAAGACGGTTGATGCGGTGATCGCCAACGGCGGCGTGGCAAGGTCGGGTGAGATCCCGATGCACCTGATTCCGGGGCTGGCAGTTAATTTGCGCACCGGTGAACGGCGCGAAGTACGCGAGCTGTCGCCTTGCGTGGCGATGGCTGGTATTGGCCATCCCCCGCGTTTTTTCGCTACGCTCAGTGAGTGCGGCGTGATGCCGGAGCAGACTTTTGCGCTCGCCGATCATCAGGCATTAACCCGGGCGGATGTTCAGGCGATGGTCAAACCGGGACAGACGCTGGTGATGACCGAAAAAGACGCGGTGAAATGTCGGTCCTTCGCTGAAGATAACTGGTGGTATTTGCCTGTGGACGCGCAACTGGAAGGCGAACAGGCGAACAAGCTGCTGCAGGAATTGCTTACTCTGGCGCGCTGA
- the msbA gene encoding lipid A ABC transporter ATP-binding protein/permease MsbA codes for MQNDKDLSTWQTFRRLWPTIAPFKTGLIVSGIALILNAASDTFMLSLLKPLLDDGFGKTDRSVLLWMPLVVIGLMILRGITSYISSYCISWVSGKVVMTMRRRLFSHMMGMPVSFFDKQSTGTLLSRITYDSEQVASSSSSALITVVREGASIIGLFVMMFWYSWQLSLILIVLAPIVSVAIRMVSKRFRNISKNMQNTMGQVTTSAEQMLKGHKEVLMFGGQEVETHRFDKVSNKMRLQGMKMVSASSISDPLIQLIASLALAFVLYAASFPSVMQTLSAGTITVVFSSMIALMRPLKSLTNVNAQFQRGMAACQTLFAILDSEQEKDEGTRVIERARGDIEFRNVTFTYPGRDTPALRNINLTIPAGKTVALVGRSGSGKSTLASLITRFYDIDEGQILMDGYDLREYKLTSLRDQVALVSQNVHLFNDTVANNIAYARTDVYSREEIEKAAKMAYAFDFINKMDEGLDTIIGENGVLLSGGQRQRIAIARALLRDSPILILDEATSALDTESERAIQAALNELQKNRTSLVIAHRLSTIEQADEIVVVEDGCIVERGSHAELLEHRGVYAQLHKMQFGA; via the coding sequence ATGCAGAACGATAAAGATCTCTCCACATGGCAGACATTCCGCCGACTATGGCCAACTATTGCGCCTTTCAAAACGGGTCTGATCGTGTCGGGGATTGCGTTAATCCTCAACGCAGCCAGCGATACATTCATGTTATCGCTGCTTAAACCGTTACTGGATGATGGTTTTGGTAAAACGGACCGTTCGGTGCTGCTGTGGATGCCGCTGGTGGTTATCGGGCTGATGATCCTCCGCGGTATCACCAGTTATATCTCCAGTTACTGCATTTCCTGGGTCTCGGGGAAAGTGGTGATGACCATGCGCCGCCGCCTGTTTAGCCACATGATGGGTATGCCGGTATCATTTTTTGATAAGCAATCGACTGGCACCTTGCTGTCACGTATTACCTACGATTCGGAACAAGTGGCTTCGTCTTCATCCAGCGCATTGATCACCGTGGTGCGTGAAGGTGCATCGATCATCGGCCTGTTCGTGATGATGTTCTGGTATAGCTGGCAACTGTCGCTGATCCTGATTGTGTTGGCGCCAATTGTTTCTGTCGCTATTCGCATGGTATCTAAGCGTTTCCGTAATATCAGCAAAAACATGCAGAACACGATGGGGCAGGTGACCACCAGCGCGGAACAGATGTTAAAAGGACATAAAGAGGTGCTGATGTTTGGCGGTCAGGAAGTGGAAACCCACCGCTTTGACAAAGTCAGTAACAAGATGCGTTTGCAGGGGATGAAAATGGTCTCTGCTTCCTCTATTTCCGATCCTTTGATCCAGTTAATTGCATCACTGGCGCTGGCATTTGTGCTTTATGCCGCCAGCTTCCCAAGCGTCATGCAGACGCTGTCGGCTGGTACGATTACCGTCGTCTTTTCTTCTATGATCGCCCTGATGCGTCCGTTGAAATCGTTGACTAACGTCAATGCTCAGTTCCAGCGCGGTATGGCGGCTTGCCAGACGCTGTTTGCTATCCTCGATAGTGAGCAGGAAAAAGACGAAGGAACGCGTGTTATCGAACGTGCTCGCGGCGATATTGAATTCCGCAATGTAACGTTTACTTATCCTGGCCGTGATACGCCAGCACTGCGCAATATCAACCTGACGATCCCGGCGGGTAAGACGGTTGCATTGGTGGGGCGCTCCGGGTCAGGGAAATCGACATTGGCCAGCCTGATCACGCGTTTCTACGATATTGATGAAGGGCAGATCCTGATGGATGGGTACGATCTGCGCGAATACAAGCTCACATCGCTGCGTGACCAGGTCGCGCTGGTCTCCCAGAACGTGCATCTCTTTAATGATACCGTTGCCAACAACATTGCCTACGCCCGTACAGATGTGTACAGCCGTGAGGAGATTGAGAAAGCAGCGAAGATGGCCTATGCCTTTGATTTTATCAATAAAATGGATGAAGGCCTGGATACAATAATTGGTGAGAATGGGGTGCTGCTTTCTGGCGGCCAGCGTCAGCGTATCGCGATTGCCCGTGCGCTGCTGCGTGACAGTCCGATCCTAATCCTTGATGAGGCCACGTCAGCGCTGGATACCGAATCTGAACGCGCGATTCAGGCTGCGCTAAATGAGTTGCAGAAAAACCGTACCTCTCTGGTTATCGCCCACCGCCTCTCAACCATTGAACAGGCCGATGAAATTGTAGTGGTGGAAGATGGCTGTATCGTTGAGCGCGGCAGTCATGCCGAGCTGCTGGAGCACCGTGGCGTTTACGCTCAGCTTCATAAAATGCAGTTTGGCGCATGA
- a CDS encoding ComEC family protein, with protein sequence MALSTLAACIILGILPLLWLPVLPDIRSIWCVIISGCLLACVRPRLLRYGGTTLLIFAWGVLNAMQALWPTVNLPGANRQVEVIITETDNMTRHQAKIVRLNGKRLFPAAGITLYGQYLPVPVCTGQRWGMTVRVRAMHGQLNDGGFDSQRYALASHLPLSGRFSDARLIEPTCSWRADYLQSLVHTLSPYSWRPVILALGMGERSALESPVKEIMRQTGTAHLMAISGLHIALAAMLGGVVTRGIQFYFPAHRINWALPLLAGVLCAIGYAYLTGLQPPALRTAISLSVWATLRLSGRLWSPWQVWLCCVAAILFIDPLSVLSYSLWLSAFAVAALLFWYQWLPMPAQQHWLIHSGMSLVHLQIGMTLLLIPLQLSMFHGISLSSLVANLVAIPLVTFVAVPLILTGMLLHLTGPPLIEEACWYLADQMLALLFAFLRWLPAGWVNIDARWQAAAWVPWLMLICWRLSLWCRIPALCLTGLTMLLLPLWRADRPGEWSVHMLDVGQGLAMVIERNGKAILYDTGVAWPGGDSGQQLIIPWLRWHALQPEGIILSHEHLDHRGGLASLLKAWPELWVRSPLGWAGHAPCLRGETWQWQGLTFSAHWPLPKAQMQGNNLSCVVKVEDGKHSILLTGDIETQGEMAMLSRYWQHLQSTLVQVPHHGSNTSSSLPFLQRVEGKAAVASASRYNAWRFPSLKVVKRYREQGYRWYDTPHQGQITISFSPQGWEIHSLRDQLLPRWYHQWFGVPNDNG encoded by the coding sequence ATGGCGTTATCTACATTAGCTGCATGCATCATATTGGGTATTTTACCGCTGCTGTGGTTGCCGGTATTACCCGATATCCGCAGTATTTGGTGCGTCATCATTAGTGGATGCCTGCTGGCATGCGTACGACCAAGGCTTTTACGCTATGGGGGCACCACGTTACTCATTTTTGCCTGGGGCGTTTTGAACGCAATGCAGGCACTTTGGCCAACGGTGAACCTTCCGGGAGCGAACCGTCAGGTTGAAGTCATTATTACCGAAACAGACAATATGACCCGCCATCAGGCGAAGATAGTGCGTCTTAATGGCAAGCGCTTGTTCCCGGCCGCTGGCATAACACTCTATGGGCAATACTTACCTGTCCCGGTCTGTACAGGGCAGCGATGGGGGATGACCGTTCGTGTACGTGCGATGCACGGCCAGCTCAACGACGGAGGGTTTGATTCTCAGCGCTACGCACTGGCAAGCCATCTTCCTCTTAGCGGCCGCTTTAGCGATGCGCGGTTAATCGAGCCAACTTGTAGCTGGCGCGCTGATTATCTTCAGTCGCTGGTGCACACGCTTTCCCCTTATTCCTGGCGTCCGGTGATTCTGGCGCTGGGAATGGGAGAACGTTCAGCACTCGAAAGCCCGGTAAAAGAGATTATGCGCCAGACTGGAACTGCCCATTTGATGGCGATATCTGGCCTGCATATCGCTCTTGCCGCGATGCTTGGCGGCGTTGTTACCCGTGGAATACAGTTTTACTTCCCGGCCCACCGGATTAATTGGGCGTTGCCACTGCTCGCCGGAGTATTGTGTGCCATTGGATATGCATATCTTACAGGCTTACAACCCCCAGCATTGCGCACAGCCATTTCGCTTAGCGTATGGGCTACGCTACGTCTTTCAGGTCGGTTATGGTCGCCCTGGCAAGTCTGGCTCTGTTGTGTCGCAGCGATATTGTTTATCGATCCGCTCTCCGTATTGTCATACAGCCTGTGGTTATCGGCCTTCGCGGTGGCAGCATTGCTGTTCTGGTATCAGTGGTTACCGATGCCAGCGCAGCAACACTGGCTTATTCATAGCGGTATGAGCCTGGTCCATTTGCAAATTGGGATGACGTTATTACTGATTCCCTTACAATTATCTATGTTCCATGGAATCAGTCTGAGCTCGCTGGTCGCCAACCTGGTGGCGATCCCCCTGGTAACATTTGTCGCCGTCCCCCTGATTTTAACGGGAATGCTGCTGCACTTGACCGGACCCCCGCTAATTGAGGAAGCCTGCTGGTATCTTGCGGACCAAATGCTCGCCCTATTGTTTGCTTTTCTGCGATGGTTGCCCGCGGGATGGGTCAATATTGATGCGCGTTGGCAGGCAGCAGCCTGGGTACCATGGTTGATGCTGATCTGCTGGCGCTTGTCTCTGTGGTGTCGTATTCCTGCGCTGTGTCTGACTGGCCTGACGATGCTGTTATTACCGCTATGGCGGGCTGACCGGCCAGGGGAGTGGTCAGTACATATGCTGGATGTTGGGCAGGGGCTGGCAATGGTGATTGAACGCAATGGTAAAGCGATTCTCTACGATACCGGCGTTGCGTGGCCTGGAGGTGACAGTGGGCAGCAACTGATTATTCCGTGGCTGCGCTGGCACGCTTTGCAGCCCGAGGGCATCATACTGAGCCATGAACATCTGGATCATCGCGGTGGTCTGGCGTCCTTACTGAAAGCCTGGCCAGAATTGTGGGTACGCAGCCCATTAGGTTGGGCTGGCCACGCACCCTGTTTGCGTGGAGAGACATGGCAGTGGCAGGGGCTGACATTCAGCGCGCACTGGCCGCTACCGAAAGCGCAGATGCAGGGGAACAATCTCTCATGTGTCGTGAAGGTGGAGGATGGGAAACACAGTATCCTGCTAACCGGTGACATCGAAACGCAGGGAGAGATGGCAATGCTCAGCCGTTACTGGCAGCACCTGCAATCTACACTTGTGCAGGTACCTCATCATGGGAGTAACACCTCGTCGTCTCTGCCTTTCTTGCAGCGGGTAGAAGGCAAGGCGGCAGTGGCATCAGCATCGCGGTATAACGCCTGGCGCTTCCCTTCGCTAAAGGTCGTAAAACGTTACCGGGAACAGGGATATCGCTGGTATGACACTCCGCACCAGGGGCAGATAACCATCTCATTTTCTCCGCAGGGCTGGGAAATCCATAGCTTACGGGATCAACTTTTACCGCGTTGGTATCATCAGTGGTTTGGCGTCCCAAACGATAACGGGTAG
- the ihfB gene encoding integration host factor subunit beta: MTKSELIERLASQQSHIPAKAVEDAVKEMLEHMASTLAQGERIEIRGFGSFSLHYRAPRTGRNPKTGDKVDLEGKYVPHFKPGKELRDRANIYE, translated from the coding sequence ATGACCAAGTCAGAATTGATAGAAAGACTTGCAAGCCAGCAATCGCATATCCCGGCTAAAGCCGTGGAAGATGCTGTAAAAGAGATGCTGGAGCATATGGCCTCTACTCTTGCCCAGGGTGAGCGCATTGAGATCCGCGGTTTCGGCAGTTTTTCCCTGCACTATCGTGCACCTCGCACCGGGCGTAACCCCAAAACAGGCGATAAAGTGGATCTGGAAGGAAAATACGTTCCGCACTTTAAGCCGGGTAAAGAATTACGTGACCGCGCCAATATTTATGAGTAA